In Rhodamnia argentea isolate NSW1041297 chromosome 1, ASM2092103v1, whole genome shotgun sequence, the genomic window ggagctttgcggacaccaaggccaggttatgagggtagtcttttggagtagatgagaagttaaccttatctgacctagtaaccttttgaggtctagtgagccgccccgaagtatggggttgtatatctttCTGTAGCTCAGGAGGGTTAAGGCTCATCTGCTATTTGGTGATtgtatatgttaccttttgattatctgccttggtatgtatttcccgctatgctatccctgtttgtttatatgttgtccggaagtaaaccgtttccgcatgcgtatatagttgataggtcgataacgcgcctgggacgttatccttcgtgacctcatggcaatttggtagggatgtcgcgggctcgagagtcggggcgtgacaccatAGATAGTATCCGGCCACGTAGAAGCTAAATATCTCAAACTACCAACAATGCTTTTGAAATAAGTGGGATTTATCAGTTCACCGGTTCCTTCTTTCTTCGGCTCCAACCGTTGTACTCGCGGAGTCTGAGTTGGTTTGAGCGATTCTATTTTCAATTGCTTCAAAATATCATTCCTATTTATTCTACCCCGACAAAATGTAGACTTGCCCGAACATTCCACAATGAAAAAGGGAATATTATTTTAGAataaatgattgaattggtacccgAATACGTTCATGTTGTCATATCTTGTTGACCCAGTCGTTGGAGAAATTATGCAACTAATATCTTGACATTTAGCATAGATAAGATGGTGGGTGCGCGTAGTAAAAATCCGATATCTTCACCTATAGATTTTGTTAAGAGAGAGGTCGAATAtaagcccgtcaacatatctagttagaCCCCACCTTGCTCACAAGATTAAGCTAACGAGTTCTAAAATTTCTTTCTTACGAGATTTGGGTTAACAAACCAATCTACATCCTCCAATCGAGTTGTTTGCTTAAACTTGAGACATAATTTAAAGCGCCCGAGAAGTTACATTGCGAAGCGAATAACTCTACTCAAATGATCTCAAAATTGGAAGCGGTAGAAACAAATTAGCCAGGAGTAATGCAATGTTGAGGTCCGAGTTTATTTAATTCTCAAGATGCGTCTGAATTATTAGCAATAAAGGAAAGGTTTTAGAAGTCAATTTTACTGCTCTATCCCCAAGCTATCTAtacttggaaaaaataaaataaaaatgggaacAACTGAAACAGCAGGCGGCGGGCGCATGTAGCATTTGCCTGGCTCTGCTTTTCATGAAAGAAGGTTAATTGTGCCCTCTATTCAATTTATCATATCTGTCGATCCTCCATCTATTTTCATAGCATGTGATCTTCCAAGACGCAAAATTGTAATTCTTCTCGTTTCTTTAGTCAAACCACTCGTTTGACTCCATACAGGCCAAAAGTAAAACAACccatataatataatatatgcAGAAAGTAAGGAACAAAAAGTACTGACAACTAAATAAGATAACAACAGCAACAAGATAGTAGCCCGGGGATATGAAAGTTCTTAGATAAAAAATATCGATAATGGAAGGAGTCATAAAAGCGGCGGAGGATCTTCTTGCTCGTGACGATGGTCTTCTAGGATCAATGACGGACCAAAGGGACTAGCAGGGGGGCCAGCATATCCCTACGATCTACGAAACTAGAGGCAGAACCTCATCGCGGCTCATCGCCCTACCCTTGATGACATTGTAGGATTGGATGCTAAGATCATGTATCTCCCAGTGATCCTCTATCTGCCAGATAAAGGAGACTTCCGGGTTACGTTCCATCACCTCCTCATAGCACTCTTGCACGATACCCTCCCTCATTCCGCTACTGCTTTGCGGATAGAACGCAAGAGCAAATTCTTCTGGCATCCCAAAGAATTCGAGATCCTTGAGGCTCGCGAGGCTGCGGATAACAACCAGTAATGATTGCCAGTCCAAGTGCCGGCATCCGACAATGGAGAGACTCTCAAGGCAAGGCATTGCCTGACCATTCATCAACACAAAGCTCAGATTTTCCAGATCTTCAAAGTGCAACTTCTTCAGCTTTGGGAACCCTCCATCTCCAAAAGCCAATGTTTCCCCATCGAAGGCACTAACCAGTCCAAGCTCCACGAGATTGGGCAAATTCTGGAGAGCAATTAGGGGGCTCGATTTCAATCTGGACTGTGACAAACTCATTTTCACCAGATTGTTCAGCAGAGGTACCCAATGAGGCAGCTCCTTTAGACATCCTTGGATATTTAGAGTCCGAAGGATCAGGGGAGGAGAAGATAGAAAATCCAAATCAATAACTTCAGACTCACTTGCTGCGGTTACACTTAGTGTTCGCAGGTTGGTCATCTTCTCGAGGGAGAGGCATAGTTCCTTTGCATCATTTGTCTCAAGGCCCATCACACCCAGCCTCGTTAGTTGACTTAATTCACCCAGCTCTTGCATTGTATTCTTGCTCCGACCCCGTCCAGCTTTTACACAGGTCAATTTCTGCAGTGATGCCAGCGCTCCAATGCCCTGGGGAGCAGAAAATCCCGTAACAAAACCTAGGTCATTCACTCCCGTATAACTGTACACCACCAGATGCTGTAATTTCGTGAGCTTGGTTATCTCCACAGGCAGCTCAGAGACCAACGTCTGTTTAAGATCCAGAGTCTCCAGATTTTGGAGTTTCCCAATTGACCTAGGAATGATGCTCACGTTGGTCCCTCTCAAACTTAGATACTTCAAGTGGAACAGGTCTAGTATTTGTCTGGGGAAGTTGTGAAGGGACGAGCCTCCCAGATCTAACACCCTCAACAGCTTAGAGCCACTTGGGACGAATTGCCCATCTGAGCTTGACGATTCTCCTACCTCAAAAATGAGCAGAGAACGTAGGCGGGGGAGGATTAGCTGGTTCAGTGCATTGTTGTTGGTGGATTCGACTGACAGACGCCGCACTCTTTCGTTCAATTCTTTTCTCTGCTCAGATGCGAACGAAACAAAGTTTTCATCCCTTAACTTAGAAAGGATGCTTTCACGCATTAGGTCATGTACCCTACAACGTCTTAGCCTTCCGCCTGAAACTCTTTCTGCAATTTGCACCAAACTTCGGTTTATAAGCTCCTTCAGGTATCTTTCAGCAACCTCCTCCTGTGTCatcccttctcttttctcaacAAATCCTTCTGCGATCCACAGACGGATGAGTCTACTACACTCAATCTCATGATCCTCAGGAAATACTCCCAAGTACAAAAAGCAACTTTTCAAGTTATAATGCAAGTCATTGTAGCTCAAGCTGagaattttcctgaaaatttgcATCCTGTCATCGCTTTCCAGTTCTGCAGCAAGGCTACGATTAATCATCGCCCATTCTTGGCCATCTTTTGCAAAGAGAAGGCCACCAATTGCCACTATGGCCAGTGGCaaaccctcacattttctcaaaatctgtaGAGAAAGGTGTTCTAGGTGAGGAGGACAGGGCTTCCCACGGAAGGCTTTCTTGCAGAATAAGGACCATGATTCTTCTGGAGATAAGGGCATACGGGTATAAACTTTTGACGGGTTGGATGAGACAGTAGCAACGTCAGCCATACGAGCAGTGATTATTATTCGGCTACAGAAGCTGCTATTAGGCATTGCACTTTTTATACCATCTAGTGCTTCCAAGTTCCATACATCATCTAGAACAATGACGTACCTCTTTTGCTGCAGAAAGTCTTTCACTTTCTGCTTGAGGCTCGCGATACTCATGGATTCTAATCCTTGAGGAACCGGCTGCTGAATTTCTCCTTGTAGTCGAGCAATTATGTCCCTCAAGATACTCTCAATATTATAAGTCTGGGAGACACTGATCCATGCATGGCTTTGGAAGTAGGCTTTCACTTGGCAATCGTCGTAGACTCTTTTTGCCAGAGTGGTCTTCCCAGAACCCCCCATCCCTAAGATCGATATAACTTCAAGTCCGGGTTCTCCATCAACAAGCCAATTAATAAGATCTTCTCTCGGCTTGTCAATCCCCACCAGTTCACCTTCCTGGACAAGAAAAGTGTCCTCCCTGAGATCGTGCCAGGAGGTGCCTCTGCTGGATGCCCTCGCACTTTGCTCCCCGTCATATGGCTTCAAATTATATCGCTGATGCCTTTCGCCGATGCTGTGGACTCTTGACTTGATATCATCTATCTTGGAGGAGATATGATGGCGTGCTTTCAAGTTATGTATGGATGACTTGATCTTGTGAAAGCACTTCATGAACCCATGTCCATGATCTGTTGCCAAGTTGAGCGTGAATTCATCCAGAATATCCTCCACATCGTATGTGTAACACCCCAATTCCTAGCAAAAAAAGGGAATGACACAGCCGTCCTCCCTTCCGAAGGACGCAGCCTTAAACCACCCaaaatcgaacttccaaaaatcACCATTGATAATGCTCTGGCTCTAATGGCAACCTGAAAGATTGGGAAAGAAAGGgatgagcaaccacagctcagtGAGTAGTGCGTACCTCTTCTAAGCAGATCGAGCACCCACTATGCATATTTACAAAATCATAACCGAACTCAATAATCCCAAACTCGCTTGATAATATGAGCACAACtacaaatataaattatttactttcatCGGTCATAATACACACTAAAGTACGCGGTCACGTGAATAACAAAGTCTTTAAATACATGTTACTTTTAGCTATCACAgttcatatatatacaaaacCAAAAGTGAGTTATATCTTTCTACAATAACTTTATAAATatcaaa contains:
- the LOC115730926 gene encoding disease resistance protein RPM1-like, which produces MAESAVSFLLGKLSMLVEKEVKLLKGVRGEIVLIRDEFEHMKAFLERAESLQEDDPELKIWVKQVAIRARALSMELGCYTYDVEDILDEFTLNLATDHGHGFMKCFHKIKSSIHNLKARHHISSKIDDIKSRVHSIGERHQRYNLKPYDGEQSARASSRGTSWHDLREDTFLVQEGELVGIDKPREDLINWLVDGEPGLEVISILGMGGSGKTTLAKRVYDDCQVKAYFQSHAWISVSQTYNIESILRDIIARLQGEIQQPVPQGLESMSIASLKQKVKDFLQQKRYVIVLDDVWNLEALDGIKSAMPNSSFCSRIIITARMADVATVSSNPSKVYTRMPLSPEESWSLFCKKAFRGKPCPPHLEHLSLQILRKCEGLPLAIVAIGGLLFAKDGQEWAMINRSLAAELESDDRMQIFRKILSLSYNDLHYNLKSCFLYLGVFPEDHEIECSRLIRLWIAEGFVEKREGMTQEEVAERYLKELINRSLVQIAERVSGGRLRRCRVHDLMRESILSKLRDENFVSFASEQRKELNERVRRLSVESTNNNALNQLILPRLRSLLIFEVGESSSSDGQFVPSGSKLLRVLDLGGSSLHNFPRQILDLFHLKYLSLRGTNVSIIPRSIGKLQNLETLDLKQTLVSELPVEITKLTKLQHLVVYSYTGVNDLGFVTGFSAPQGIGALASLQKLTCVKAGRGRSKNTMQELGELSQLTRLGVMGLETNDAKELCLSLEKMTNLRTLSVTAASESEVIDLDFLSSPPLILRTLNIQGCLKELPHWVPLLNNLVKMSLSQSRLKSSPLIALQNLPNLVELGLVSAFDGETLAFGDGGFPKLKKLHFEDLENLSFVLMNGQAMPCLESLSIVGCRHLDWQSLLVVIRSLASLKDLEFFGMPEEFALAFYPQSSSGMREGIVQECYEEVMERNPEVSFIWQIEDHWEIHDLSIQSYNVIKGRAMSRDEVLPLVS